The following are from one region of the Vidua chalybeata isolate OUT-0048 chromosome 12, bVidCha1 merged haplotype, whole genome shotgun sequence genome:
- the ISY1 gene encoding pre-mRNA-splicing factor ISY1 homolog isoform X5 yields the protein MLDHEGKEVPGNRGYKYFGAAKDLPGVRELFEKEPLPPPRKTRAELMKDIDAEYYGYRDEDDGILEPLEQEHEKKVIAEAVEKWKMEREARLARGEEEEEENIYAVHEEESDEEGGKEREGEDGQQKFIAHVPVPTQQEIEEALVRRKKMELLQKYASETLLAQSEEAKTLLGL from the exons ATGTTAGATCATGAAGGGAAAGAGGTTCCAGGAAACAGAGGCTACAAATACTTTGGGGCTGCAAAGGATTTGCCAGGAGTTAGAGAGCTTTTTGAAAAGGAAC ccctgccacccccacGGAAGACCCGGGCTGAGCTTATGAAGGACATCGACGCCGAGTACTATGGCTACAGGGATGAAGATGATGGCATTCTGGAGCCCCTGGAGCAGGAACATGAGAAGAAAG TTATAGCAGAAGCAGTGGAAAAAtggaagatggagagagaagcaCGACTTGCAAGaggcgaggaggaggaggaagaaaacatcTATGCTGTCCATGAGGAAGAG tCTGATGAGGAAGGTGGCAAGGAGAGAGAAGGTGAAGATGGCCAGCAGAAATTCATTGCACATGTTCCAGTGCCAACTCAACAGGAG ATTGAGGAAGCTCTTGTACGAAGAAAGaagatggagctgctccagaagTACGCCAGTGAAACCCTCCTGGCACAGAGCGAGGAGGCAAAGACACTTCTAGGATTGTAA
- the ISY1 gene encoding pre-mRNA-splicing factor ISY1 homolog isoform X3 gives MARNAEKAMTALARFRQAQLEEGKVKERRPFLASECNELPKAEKWRRQIIGEISKKVAQIQNAGLGEFRIRDLNDEINKLLREKGHWEYRIKELGGPDYARIGPKMLDHEGKEVPGNRGYKYFGAAKDLPGVRELFEKEPLPPPRKTRAELMKDIDAEYYGYRDEDDGILEPLEQEHEKKVIAEAVEKWKMEREARLARGEEEEEENIYAVHEEESDEEGGKEREGEDGQQKFIAHVPVPTQQEIEEALVRRKKMELLQKYASETLLAQSEEAKTLLGL, from the exons GAGCGAAGGCCTTTCCTTGCATCAGAGTGTAATGAGCTGCCCAAAGCTGAGAAATGGAGGAGACAG ATCATTGGGGAGATTTCCAAGAAAGTGGCACAGATCCAAAATG CTGGATTGGGTGAATTCAGAATTCGGGACCTGAATGATGAAATAAACAAACTTCTGAGGGAGAAAGGACACTGGGAATACAGAATAAAGGAGCTGGGAGGTCCAGATTATGCT aggaTTGGCCCAAAAATGTTAGATCATGAAGGGAAAGAGGTTCCAGGAAACAGAGGCTACAAATACTTTGGGGCTGCAAAGGATTTGCCAGGAGTTAGAGAGCTTTTTGAAAAGGAAC ccctgccacccccacGGAAGACCCGGGCTGAGCTTATGAAGGACATCGACGCCGAGTACTATGGCTACAGGGATGAAGATGATGGCATTCTGGAGCCCCTGGAGCAGGAACATGAGAAGAAAG TTATAGCAGAAGCAGTGGAAAAAtggaagatggagagagaagcaCGACTTGCAAGaggcgaggaggaggaggaagaaaacatcTATGCTGTCCATGAGGAAGAG tCTGATGAGGAAGGTGGCAAGGAGAGAGAAGGTGAAGATGGCCAGCAGAAATTCATTGCACATGTTCCAGTGCCAACTCAACAGGAG ATTGAGGAAGCTCTTGTACGAAGAAAGaagatggagctgctccagaagTACGCCAGTGAAACCCTCCTGGCACAGAGCGAGGAGGCAAAGACACTTCTAGGATTGTAA